In Silene latifolia isolate original U9 population chromosome X, ASM4854445v1, whole genome shotgun sequence, the following proteins share a genomic window:
- the LOC141619851 gene encoding proteasome activator subunit 4-like isoform X4, translating to MHLYNAWLPPPLVEETKKEKDSFAKLLTSLKDSYLPEDPDSVYSSLKWVSLFDLFIKAKSELCLEDVKAVVELGLTIFYASSDKLYAQVKWGNILVKILNKYRKKLTLTVQWRPLYDTLFSAHFSRSTGPEGWRVKQRHFETVTSLVRACRRFFPQGSASEIWSEFSSLLENPWHNSSFEGAGFVKLFLPTNSVNKEFFSHGWIERCIELWSSIPNCPFWNSQWASVLARVIKNYDSIAWEPLLPILFAKFLNMFEVPVANSGSSYPYSVLVPRNTRFLFANKTSTPSKAIAKSIVYLLRPGSSAQEHFDNLTNLLEQYYHPSNGGRWTYSLDRFLLFLVIMFQKRVQHEQMISNGSECLEHSLGKSERSSFVSTVLKLIDRGQYSKNDHLSETVATATSILSYVEPSLVLPFITTRFHMALETLTATHQLKTAVTSVAYTGRPLFFTYLSSLVDNTDSSDGPNSLIDLLVISLSNALLGLDANDPPKTLATMQLIGSIFSNMATLEDNSDNLLPNSAICFSEWLDEFLCRLFSLLLHLEPNSVTNEGANSVVTSGTFLVEEGPYYFCMLEILLGRLSKSLFTQALKKISKFVQSNILPGAVAEVGLLCCACMHANPEEAVVHLVQPMLSSVITSMNGTPKTGFVGGNYNLSVKAKASISPALESAIDYQLKILSVCISYGGPHLLRCKDKFKEAINLAFESPSWKVNGAGDHVLRSLLGSLVLYYPIDQYRCVLHHPNAHPMEKWISTKDSLDNKSLSPKWHVPVEEEVSFANELMALHFQSALDELLKICQEKLHTDTGNEKEHLKVTLLRIDSSLQGILSCMPDFIPSFTNKKAEDSVESLFLVAGAAGAVVGSSEMRVRAAEIIHEASRYLLEEKSDDSILLILIIRIMDALLNHGSLEYDEWSNHRQAWRLESAAIVEPPINFITSSHSNGKRRPLWALVDKAYMHNTWRSSQSSFHLYRTSRDVCPSSSAVLLLHDLLSLALHRYETVRSLAGKSLLKMLKRWPSMISSCMVPLTVNLANPTAPEYAVLGSCTILSTQTVLKHLTKDAKAFSSFTISVLKSSHHESLKAQKAITELFVKFNIQFTGVPRNIFKASSINSETPIFSDLISQIGSMGFDTNGLHWRYNLMANRVLLLVVMASRNDPHSSPTVLSETVGHFLKSLRSQLPQTRILAISALNTLLKESPYKISADSSSETGSVVTQSSVEGALVEIFQEEGFFNETFNSLSNVHIISDTESSSSRGNYGNSSIQSVADKSITYFYFDFTASWPRTPSWISLLGSDTFYPNFARIFKRLIQECGAPVLQALKSAIDEFAKSEERSKQCVAAEALAGLLHSDVNDLLNAWDDWLMAKLQEIILAPSVESMPEWASCIRYAVTGKGKYGTRVPLLRLKIMECLLRPLPHTVTTTVVAKRYGFLAAALIEVSPPKMLEAELFVHNTLLKELLANMIHSSAQVREAVGVTLCVLCSNVELHRSFQYSHTDEMVSSGTSDELEIHWSQLLSEQAAERITRIQKTAHLDSVEAQTEGALENGTTSDSDDVKWLETLLHFVVAALKSGRSLYLMDILVGILYPVISLQDTPNKDLSTLAKAAFELLKWNTFREPYLGKVVGIVLTSADDPNWRVRSATLTYLRTFMYRHSFALSQDQKLQIWTTVDKLLTDSQVEVREHAAAVLAGLMKGVEDSIAEGFRNRAYEKANVILKKRKQRRASYSVASIHGAVLALTACVLSVPYDMPSWLPEHVTLLARFVGEPSPVRSTVTKAVAEFRRTHADTWNVQKDKFTEEQLEVLADTSSSSSYFA from the exons ATGCATTTGTACAACGCATGGTTACCGCCTCCATTGGTAGAGGAGACCAAAAAAGAGAAGGATTCATTTGCGAAACTGCTCACTTCTCTCAAGGATTCTTATCTGCCTGAAGATCCTGATTCTGTCTACTCCTCCCTTAAATGGGTTTCCCTCTTCGACCT TTTCATTAAGGCCAAAAGCGAGTTATGTCTCGAGGATGTCAAGGCTGTTGTAGAACTAGGATTGACCATTTTTTATGCGTCGTCCGACAAACTCTATGCACAG GTTAAATGGGGCAATATACTTGTTAAAATCTTGAACAAGTACAGAAAGAAGTTAACCTTGACAGTTCAATGGCGGCCTCTCTACGACACCTTGTTCAGTGCGCATTTTTCAAG GAGTACAGGCCCAGAAGGGTGGAGAGTAAAACAGAGACACTTTGAGACTGTTACTTCGCTTGTCAGAGCATGTCGAAGGTTTTTCCCACAGGGTTCTGCTTCAGAAATATGGTCTGAGTTCAG CTCTCTTTTGGAAAATCCCTGGCATAATTCCTCCTTTGAAGGCGCTGGATTTGTCAAACTTTTTCTTCCAACAAATTCAGTCAACAAGGAATTTTTTTCTCA TGGGTGGATTGAAAGATGTATAGAACTATGGAGTTCAATTCCAAATTGTCCATTTTGGAACAGCCAGTGGGCGTCTGTTCTTGCTCGCGTTATCAAGAACTATGACAGCATTGCCTGGGAGCCTTTGCTGCCAATTCTTTTTGCTAAATTCCTGAACATGTTTGAG GTTCCTGTAGCAAATAGTGGTAGTTCATACCCATACTCTGTTCTTGTTCCAAGAAACACAAGGTTCTTGTTTGCAAACAAGACATCTACTCCTTCCAAGGCCATTGCGAAATCAATT GTGTATTTGCTCAGACCTGGCAGTTCAGCTCAAGAGCACTTTGACAATCTGACCAATCTCTTGGAACA ATATTATCATCCCTCTAACGGTGGTCGTTGGACTTATTCCCTGGACCGTTTTTTGCTGTTCCTGGTAATCATGTTTCAGAAACGCGTACAGCACGAGCAGAT GATATCAAATGGCAGTGAATGCTTGGAGCATTCATTGGGAAAATCAGAAAGATCGTCATTCGTCAGTACTGTGTTAAAGCTGATTGATCGTGGACAATATAGTAAAAATGATCATTTGTCAGAAACAGTTGCTACAGCAACTTCAATTCTTTCATACGTGGAGCCCTCGCTGGTTCTTCCATTTATCACTACTAGATTTCATATGGCCTTGGAGACG TTGACGGCCACCCACCAGCTGAAGACAGCTGTCACATCAGTGGCCTATACTGGTCGGCCTTTATTCTTTACTTATCTATCATCTTTGGTAGATAATACTGATAGTTCTGATGGTCCGAACTCATTAATTGACCTGTTGGTCATCTCGCTTTCGAATGCATTGTTGGGGCTGGATGCCAATGATCCTCCAAAAACATTAGCGACCATGCAATTAATCGGTTCCATATTTTCCAAT ATGGCCACATTGGAAGATAATTCTGACAACCTGTTACCTAATTCTGCAATCTGCTTCTCAGAGTGGCTTGATGAGTTCCTATGTCGCCTTTTCTCACTACTCTTGCACCTGGAGCCTAATAGTGTCAC GAATGAAGGTGCTAACTCTGTGGTTACTTCTGGAACTTTTCTTGTTGAGGAAGGTCCGTATTACTTTTGCATGTTGGAAATCTTGCTGGGAAGACTGTCAAAATCACTCTTCACTCAG GCACTGAAGAAAATCTCCAAGTTTGTTCAAAGTAATATACTTCCAGGGGCTGTTGCAGAAGTTGGGCTTCTGTGCTGTGCATGTATGCACGCAAACCCTGAAGAAGCTGTTGTTCATCTTGTTCAGCCAATGTTGTCGTCTGTTATAACATCCATGAATGGAACACCTAAGACAGGATTTGTCGGGGGTAATTACAATCTCTCTGTCAAG GCAAAAGCTTCAATATCTCCAGCCCTTGAATCCGCGATCGACTATCAGTTAAAAATCCTATCTGTTTGCATAAGTTATGGGGGTCCTCATTTATTAAGGTGCAAAGATAAATTTAAAGAAGCCATTAACTTAGCTTTTGAATCTCCATCCTGGAAG GTCAATGGAGCAGGCGACCATGTTCTCAGATCTCTCCTTGGAAGCTTGGTGCTATACTACCCAATTGACCAGTACAG ATGTGTTTTGCATCACCCTAATGCCCATCCCATGGAGAAATGGATCAGCACAAAAGATTCCTTGGATAACAAATCACTTAGTCCAAAGTGGCATGTTCCAGTTGAGGAAGAAGTCTCATTTGCTAACGAGCTTATGGCGCTTCATTTTCAGTCAGCACTAGATGAACTACTGAAAATATGCCAAGAAAAACTTCATACTGATACAG gaAATGAGAAAGAACACCTGAAGGTGACTCTTTTACGAATTGACTCGTCATTGCAAGGCATTTTGTCTTGCATGCCAGATTTCATCCCATCCTTCACAAATAAAAAAGCAGAAGATTCCGTGGAAAGTTTGTTTTTGGTGGCTGGTGCAGCCGGTGCTGTAGTTGgcagctctgaaatgcgtgtgagaGCTGCTGAGATAATACATGAAGCCTCCAG GTATTTGCTGGAGGAAAAATCGGATGATAGCATCTTACTAATTCTTATAATCCGTATCATGGATGCTCTTTTAAATCATG GAAGTCTTGAATATGATGAATGGTCAAATCACAGGCAGGCTTGGAGATTGGAATCTGCTGCAATTGTGGAGCCGCCAATTAACTTTATTACTTCTTCACACTCTAATGGCAAAAGAAG ACCTCTGTGGGCTCTTGTTGATAAGGCATACATGCATAACACATGGAGATCATCTCAATCATCCTTTCATTTATATCGTACCAGTAGAGATGTTTGCCCCTCAAGTTCTGCAGTTCTGCTGTTGCACGATCTTCTAAGCCTGGCTCTGCACAGATATGAAACTGTTCGCTC GCTTGCTGGCAAGAGTCTCCTTAAGATGTTAAAGAGATGGCCATCGATGATTTCAAGTTGTATGGTTCCCCTGACGGTGAATTTAGCAAATCCCACTGCGCCTGAGTATGCTGTACTTGGGTCATGCACAATTCTTTCTACACAGACAGTTCTCAAACACTTGACAAAG GATGCCAAGGCATTCAGTTCCTTCACCATTAGTGTTCTAAAAAG CTCACATCACGAATCCCTAAAAGCTCAAAAAGCAATTACTGAG CTTTTTGTTAAATTCAACATTCAATTTACTGGGGTaccgagaaacatcttcaaggcatCAAGCATCAACTCGGAGACGCCgattttttcagatttaattTCCCAGATAGGCTCTATGGGTTTTGATACAAATGGATTACACTGGAG GTATAATCTGATGGCTAACAGAGTCTTGCTATTGGTAGTGATGGCTTCTAGAAATGATCCTCATTCCTCTCCAACAGTTTTAAGCGAAACAGTTG GTCATTTTTTGAAGAGCTTACGAAGCCAACTTCCCCAAACAAGAATTCTGGCTATCTCAGCTCTTAACACACTATTGAAAGAATCTCCTTATAAAATATCAGCTGATTCATCATCAGAAACTGGTTCTGTGGTCACCCAATCCTCTGTTGAAGGAGCTTTAGTGGAAATTTTCCAGGAAGAGGGGTTCTTTAACGAAACTTTCAACAGCCTGTCAAATGTTCATATAATTAGCGacactgaaagctcatcttctagGGGAAATTATGGGAATTCTTCAATTCAAAGTGTAGCAGACAAGTCAATTACCTATTTCTACTTCGACTTTACAGCCTCATGGCCACGAACGCCTAGTTGGATTTCTTTGTTAGGAAGTGATACTTTCTATCCAAACTTTGCACGTATTTTTAAGCGGCTTATTCAAGAATGTGGAGCGCCTGTTCTACAAGCTCTAAAGAGTGCCATAGATGAATTTGCAAAATCTGAGGAGAGATCCAAGCAATGTGTTGCTGCTGAAGCACTTGCTGGATTGTTACATTCTGATGTCAATGACCTACTTAATGCATGGGATGATTGGCTGATGGCAAAGCTTCAGGAGATCATATTGGCACCATCTGTGGAATCTATGCCTGAGTGGGCATCTTGCATTAGGTATGCTGTGACTGGGAAAGGAAAATATGGAACACGGGTGCCTCTTCTAAGGCTGAAAATAATGGAGTGTCTGCTTAGACCTTTACCTCATACTGTGACTACTACTGTTGTTGCCAAACGCTATGGTTTTCTAGCAGCTGCTTTAATAGAAGTGTCACCACCAAAAATGCTTGAAGCTGAATTATTTGTGCACAATACTCTCCTGAAGGAGTTGCTGGCAAACATGATCCATTCATCTGCACAA GTGAGAGAAGCTGTTGGAGTTACCCTTTGTGTGTTGTGCTCAAATGTTGAACTCCATAGGTCGTTTCAATATTCTCATACAGACGAAATGGTAAGCAGTGGCACAAGTGATGAGCTGGAAATACACTGGAGTCAGCTTCTATCAGAGCAAGCTGCTGAACGCATCACTCGAATTCAGAAAACAGCTCACCTTGACTCTGTTGAGGCGCAAACAGAAGGAGCTCTTGAAAATGGAACTACAAGTGATTCAGATGATGTGAAATGGCTAGAAACG TTATTGCACTTTGTTGTTGCGGCACTCAAGTCCGGTAGATCATTGTATTTGATGGATATACTTGTCGGCATTCTTTACCCTGTGATATCACTACAG GATACACCAAATAAAGATTTGTCCACGCTAGCAAAGGCTGCTTTTGAGTTACTAAAGTGGAATACTTTCAGAGAACCATATTTGGGAAAGGTTGTTGGCATTGTTCTCACATCAGCTGATGATCCCAATTGGAGGGTTAGATCTGCTACATTGACTTATCTTCGAACTTTTATGTATAG ACATAGTTTTGCCCTTTCACAAGATCAAAAACTACAAATTTGGACGACTGTTGATAAATTACTGACAGACAGTCAAGTAGAG GTACGAGAGCATGCAGCAGCAGTCCTCGCTGGGTTGATGAAGGGTGTAGAAGACTCTATTGCTGAAGGCTTCCGCAATAGGGCATATGAAAAAGCAAATGTTATTCTAAAGAAGAGAAAACAAAG AAGAGCAAGTTATTCTGTAGCTTCGATTCATGGTGCTGTGCTTGCGCTGACGGCTTGTGTCTTATCTGTTCCATATGATATGCCAAG TTGGTTGCCGGAGCATGTCACCTTATTAGCTCGTTTTGTTGGTGAACCATCCCCTGTGAGATCAACTGTCACTAAGGCTGTTGCAGAGTTTCGAAGAACCCATGCAGATACATGGAATGTCCAGAAAGATAAATTCACTGAGGAGCAGCTAGAG GTTCTTGCGGatacatcatcttcatcatcatattttgcttaa
- the LOC141619851 gene encoding proteasome activator subunit 4-like isoform X2 — translation MHLYNAWLPPPLVEETKKEKDSFAKLLTSLKDSYLPEDPDSVYSSLKWVSLFDLFIKAKSELCLEDVKAVVELGLTIFYASSDKLYAQVKWGNILVKILNKYRKKLTLTVQWRPLYDTLFSAHFSRSTGPEGWRVKQRHFETVTSLVRACRRFFPQGSASEIWSEFSSLLENPWHNSSFEGAGFVKLFLPTNSVNKEFFSHGWIERCIELWSSIPNCPFWNSQWASVLARVIKNYDSIAWEPLLPILFAKFLNMFEVPVANSGSSYPYSVLVPRNTRFLFANKTSTPSKAIAKSIVYLLRPGSSAQEHFDNLTNLLEQYVTLFPLSFPYFTVTDLSDVYMYCYFRYYHPSNGGRWTYSLDRFLLFLVIMFQKRVQHEQMISNGSECLEHSLGKSERSSFVSTVLKLIDRGQYSKNDHLSETVATATSILSYVEPSLVLPFITTRFHMALETLTATHQLKTAVTSVAYTGRPLFFTYLSSLVDNTDSSDGPNSLIDLLVISLSNALLGLDANDPPKTLATMQLIGSIFSNMATLEDNSDNLLPNSAICFSEWLDEFLCRLFSLLLHLEPNSVTNEGANSVVTSGTFLVEEGPYYFCMLEILLGRLSKSLFTQALKKISKFVQSNILPGAVAEVGLLCCACMHANPEEAVVHLVQPMLSSVITSMNGTPKTGFVGGNYNLSVKAKASISPALESAIDYQLKILSVCISYGGPHLLRCKDKFKEAINLAFESPSWKVNGAGDHVLRSLLGSLVLYYPIDQYRCVLHHPNAHPMEKWISTKDSLDNKSLSPKWHVPVEEEVSFANELMALHFQSALDELLKICQEKLHTDTGNEKEHLKVTLLRIDSSLQGILSCMPDFIPSFTNKKAEDSVESLFLVAGAAGAVVGSSEMRVRAAEIIHEASRYLLEEKSDDSILLILIIRIMDALLNHGSLEYDEWSNHRQAWRLESAAIVEPPINFITSSHSNGKRRPLWALVDKAYMHNTWRSSQSSFHLYRTSRDVCPSSSAVLLLHDLLSLALHRYETVRSLAGKSLLKMLKRWPSMISSCMVPLTVNLANPTAPEYAVLGSCTILSTQTVLKHLTKDAKAFSSFTISVLKSSHHESLKAQKAITELFVKFNIQFTGVPRNIFKASSINSETPIFSDLISQIGSMGFDTNGLHWRYNLMANRVLLLVVMASRNDPHSSPTVLSETVGHFLKSLRSQLPQTRILAISALNTLLKESPYKISADSSSETGSVVTQSSVEGALVEIFQEEGFFNETFNSLSNVHIISDTESSSSRGNYGNSSIQSVADKSITYFYFDFTASWPRTPSWISLLGSDTFYPNFARIFKRLIQECGAPVLQALKSAIDEFAKSEERSKQCVAAEALAGLLHSDVNDLLNAWDDWLMAKLQEIILAPSVESMPEWASCIRYAVTGKGKYGTRVPLLRLKIMECLLRPLPHTVTTTVVAKRYGFLAAALIEVSPPKMLEAELFVHNTLLKELLANMIHSSAQVREAVGVTLCVLCSNVELHRSFQYSHTDEMVSSGTSDELEIHWSQLLSEQAAERITRIQKTAHLDSVEAQTEGALENGTTSDSDDVKWLETLLHFVVAALKSGRSLYLMDILVGILYPVISLQDTPNKDLSTLAKAAFELLKWNTFREPYLGKVVGIVLTSADDPNWRVRSATLTYLRTFMYRHSFALSQDQKLQIWTTVDKLLTDSQVEVREHAAAVLAGLMKGVEDSIAEGFRNRAYEKANVILKKRKQRRASYSVASIHGAVLALTACVLSVPYDMPSWLPEHVTLLARFVGEPSPVRSTVTKAVAEFRRTHADTWNVQKDKFTEEQLEVLADTSSSSSYFA, via the exons ATGCATTTGTACAACGCATGGTTACCGCCTCCATTGGTAGAGGAGACCAAAAAAGAGAAGGATTCATTTGCGAAACTGCTCACTTCTCTCAAGGATTCTTATCTGCCTGAAGATCCTGATTCTGTCTACTCCTCCCTTAAATGGGTTTCCCTCTTCGACCT TTTCATTAAGGCCAAAAGCGAGTTATGTCTCGAGGATGTCAAGGCTGTTGTAGAACTAGGATTGACCATTTTTTATGCGTCGTCCGACAAACTCTATGCACAG GTTAAATGGGGCAATATACTTGTTAAAATCTTGAACAAGTACAGAAAGAAGTTAACCTTGACAGTTCAATGGCGGCCTCTCTACGACACCTTGTTCAGTGCGCATTTTTCAAG GAGTACAGGCCCAGAAGGGTGGAGAGTAAAACAGAGACACTTTGAGACTGTTACTTCGCTTGTCAGAGCATGTCGAAGGTTTTTCCCACAGGGTTCTGCTTCAGAAATATGGTCTGAGTTCAG CTCTCTTTTGGAAAATCCCTGGCATAATTCCTCCTTTGAAGGCGCTGGATTTGTCAAACTTTTTCTTCCAACAAATTCAGTCAACAAGGAATTTTTTTCTCA TGGGTGGATTGAAAGATGTATAGAACTATGGAGTTCAATTCCAAATTGTCCATTTTGGAACAGCCAGTGGGCGTCTGTTCTTGCTCGCGTTATCAAGAACTATGACAGCATTGCCTGGGAGCCTTTGCTGCCAATTCTTTTTGCTAAATTCCTGAACATGTTTGAG GTTCCTGTAGCAAATAGTGGTAGTTCATACCCATACTCTGTTCTTGTTCCAAGAAACACAAGGTTCTTGTTTGCAAACAAGACATCTACTCCTTCCAAGGCCATTGCGAAATCAATT GTGTATTTGCTCAGACCTGGCAGTTCAGCTCAAGAGCACTTTGACAATCTGACCAATCTCTTGGAACAGTATGTTACTCTATTTCCTTTGTCTTTTCCTTACTTCACAGTTACCGATTTGTCTGATGTTTACATGTATTGTTATTTTAGATATTATCATCCCTCTAACGGTGGTCGTTGGACTTATTCCCTGGACCGTTTTTTGCTGTTCCTGGTAATCATGTTTCAGAAACGCGTACAGCACGAGCAGAT GATATCAAATGGCAGTGAATGCTTGGAGCATTCATTGGGAAAATCAGAAAGATCGTCATTCGTCAGTACTGTGTTAAAGCTGATTGATCGTGGACAATATAGTAAAAATGATCATTTGTCAGAAACAGTTGCTACAGCAACTTCAATTCTTTCATACGTGGAGCCCTCGCTGGTTCTTCCATTTATCACTACTAGATTTCATATGGCCTTGGAGACG TTGACGGCCACCCACCAGCTGAAGACAGCTGTCACATCAGTGGCCTATACTGGTCGGCCTTTATTCTTTACTTATCTATCATCTTTGGTAGATAATACTGATAGTTCTGATGGTCCGAACTCATTAATTGACCTGTTGGTCATCTCGCTTTCGAATGCATTGTTGGGGCTGGATGCCAATGATCCTCCAAAAACATTAGCGACCATGCAATTAATCGGTTCCATATTTTCCAAT ATGGCCACATTGGAAGATAATTCTGACAACCTGTTACCTAATTCTGCAATCTGCTTCTCAGAGTGGCTTGATGAGTTCCTATGTCGCCTTTTCTCACTACTCTTGCACCTGGAGCCTAATAGTGTCAC GAATGAAGGTGCTAACTCTGTGGTTACTTCTGGAACTTTTCTTGTTGAGGAAGGTCCGTATTACTTTTGCATGTTGGAAATCTTGCTGGGAAGACTGTCAAAATCACTCTTCACTCAG GCACTGAAGAAAATCTCCAAGTTTGTTCAAAGTAATATACTTCCAGGGGCTGTTGCAGAAGTTGGGCTTCTGTGCTGTGCATGTATGCACGCAAACCCTGAAGAAGCTGTTGTTCATCTTGTTCAGCCAATGTTGTCGTCTGTTATAACATCCATGAATGGAACACCTAAGACAGGATTTGTCGGGGGTAATTACAATCTCTCTGTCAAG GCAAAAGCTTCAATATCTCCAGCCCTTGAATCCGCGATCGACTATCAGTTAAAAATCCTATCTGTTTGCATAAGTTATGGGGGTCCTCATTTATTAAGGTGCAAAGATAAATTTAAAGAAGCCATTAACTTAGCTTTTGAATCTCCATCCTGGAAG GTCAATGGAGCAGGCGACCATGTTCTCAGATCTCTCCTTGGAAGCTTGGTGCTATACTACCCAATTGACCAGTACAG ATGTGTTTTGCATCACCCTAATGCCCATCCCATGGAGAAATGGATCAGCACAAAAGATTCCTTGGATAACAAATCACTTAGTCCAAAGTGGCATGTTCCAGTTGAGGAAGAAGTCTCATTTGCTAACGAGCTTATGGCGCTTCATTTTCAGTCAGCACTAGATGAACTACTGAAAATATGCCAAGAAAAACTTCATACTGATACAG gaAATGAGAAAGAACACCTGAAGGTGACTCTTTTACGAATTGACTCGTCATTGCAAGGCATTTTGTCTTGCATGCCAGATTTCATCCCATCCTTCACAAATAAAAAAGCAGAAGATTCCGTGGAAAGTTTGTTTTTGGTGGCTGGTGCAGCCGGTGCTGTAGTTGgcagctctgaaatgcgtgtgagaGCTGCTGAGATAATACATGAAGCCTCCAG GTATTTGCTGGAGGAAAAATCGGATGATAGCATCTTACTAATTCTTATAATCCGTATCATGGATGCTCTTTTAAATCATG GAAGTCTTGAATATGATGAATGGTCAAATCACAGGCAGGCTTGGAGATTGGAATCTGCTGCAATTGTGGAGCCGCCAATTAACTTTATTACTTCTTCACACTCTAATGGCAAAAGAAG ACCTCTGTGGGCTCTTGTTGATAAGGCATACATGCATAACACATGGAGATCATCTCAATCATCCTTTCATTTATATCGTACCAGTAGAGATGTTTGCCCCTCAAGTTCTGCAGTTCTGCTGTTGCACGATCTTCTAAGCCTGGCTCTGCACAGATATGAAACTGTTCGCTC GCTTGCTGGCAAGAGTCTCCTTAAGATGTTAAAGAGATGGCCATCGATGATTTCAAGTTGTATGGTTCCCCTGACGGTGAATTTAGCAAATCCCACTGCGCCTGAGTATGCTGTACTTGGGTCATGCACAATTCTTTCTACACAGACAGTTCTCAAACACTTGACAAAG GATGCCAAGGCATTCAGTTCCTTCACCATTAGTGTTCTAAAAAG CTCACATCACGAATCCCTAAAAGCTCAAAAAGCAATTACTGAG CTTTTTGTTAAATTCAACATTCAATTTACTGGGGTaccgagaaacatcttcaaggcatCAAGCATCAACTCGGAGACGCCgattttttcagatttaattTCCCAGATAGGCTCTATGGGTTTTGATACAAATGGATTACACTGGAG GTATAATCTGATGGCTAACAGAGTCTTGCTATTGGTAGTGATGGCTTCTAGAAATGATCCTCATTCCTCTCCAACAGTTTTAAGCGAAACAGTTG GTCATTTTTTGAAGAGCTTACGAAGCCAACTTCCCCAAACAAGAATTCTGGCTATCTCAGCTCTTAACACACTATTGAAAGAATCTCCTTATAAAATATCAGCTGATTCATCATCAGAAACTGGTTCTGTGGTCACCCAATCCTCTGTTGAAGGAGCTTTAGTGGAAATTTTCCAGGAAGAGGGGTTCTTTAACGAAACTTTCAACAGCCTGTCAAATGTTCATATAATTAGCGacactgaaagctcatcttctagGGGAAATTATGGGAATTCTTCAATTCAAAGTGTAGCAGACAAGTCAATTACCTATTTCTACTTCGACTTTACAGCCTCATGGCCACGAACGCCTAGTTGGATTTCTTTGTTAGGAAGTGATACTTTCTATCCAAACTTTGCACGTATTTTTAAGCGGCTTATTCAAGAATGTGGAGCGCCTGTTCTACAAGCTCTAAAGAGTGCCATAGATGAATTTGCAAAATCTGAGGAGAGATCCAAGCAATGTGTTGCTGCTGAAGCACTTGCTGGATTGTTACATTCTGATGTCAATGACCTACTTAATGCATGGGATGATTGGCTGATGGCAAAGCTTCAGGAGATCATATTGGCACCATCTGTGGAATCTATGCCTGAGTGGGCATCTTGCATTAGGTATGCTGTGACTGGGAAAGGAAAATATGGAACACGGGTGCCTCTTCTAAGGCTGAAAATAATGGAGTGTCTGCTTAGACCTTTACCTCATACTGTGACTACTACTGTTGTTGCCAAACGCTATGGTTTTCTAGCAGCTGCTTTAATAGAAGTGTCACCACCAAAAATGCTTGAAGCTGAATTATTTGTGCACAATACTCTCCTGAAGGAGTTGCTGGCAAACATGATCCATTCATCTGCACAA GTGAGAGAAGCTGTTGGAGTTACCCTTTGTGTGTTGTGCTCAAATGTTGAACTCCATAGGTCGTTTCAATATTCTCATACAGACGAAATGGTAAGCAGTGGCACAAGTGATGAGCTGGAAATACACTGGAGTCAGCTTCTATCAGAGCAAGCTGCTGAACGCATCACTCGAATTCAGAAAACAGCTCACCTTGACTCTGTTGAGGCGCAAACAGAAGGAGCTCTTGAAAATGGAACTACAAGTGATTCAGATGATGTGAAATGGCTAGAAACG TTATTGCACTTTGTTGTTGCGGCACTCAAGTCCGGTAGATCATTGTATTTGATGGATATACTTGTCGGCATTCTTTACCCTGTGATATCACTACAG GATACACCAAATAAAGATTTGTCCACGCTAGCAAAGGCTGCTTTTGAGTTACTAAAGTGGAATACTTTCAGAGAACCATATTTGGGAAAGGTTGTTGGCATTGTTCTCACATCAGCTGATGATCCCAATTGGAGGGTTAGATCTGCTACATTGACTTATCTTCGAACTTTTATGTATAG ACATAGTTTTGCCCTTTCACAAGATCAAAAACTACAAATTTGGACGACTGTTGATAAATTACTGACAGACAGTCAAGTAGAG GTACGAGAGCATGCAGCAGCAGTCCTCGCTGGGTTGATGAAGGGTGTAGAAGACTCTATTGCTGAAGGCTTCCGCAATAGGGCATATGAAAAAGCAAATGTTATTCTAAAGAAGAGAAAACAAAG AAGAGCAAGTTATTCTGTAGCTTCGATTCATGGTGCTGTGCTTGCGCTGACGGCTTGTGTCTTATCTGTTCCATATGATATGCCAAG TTGGTTGCCGGAGCATGTCACCTTATTAGCTCGTTTTGTTGGTGAACCATCCCCTGTGAGATCAACTGTCACTAAGGCTGTTGCAGAGTTTCGAAGAACCCATGCAGATACATGGAATGTCCAGAAAGATAAATTCACTGAGGAGCAGCTAGAG GTTCTTGCGGatacatcatcttcatcatcatattttgcttaa